A single Thermosynechococcus vestitus BP-1 DNA region contains:
- a CDS encoding tetratricopeptide repeat protein translates to MENALPAIYLSVLIVLLGVSAWFVVKQILKTRRIESSLTRLQRKLKQEPGTTQEYFELGSIYLTKKLASQAIPLFQKALKAAESEGETPLAPIYNALGYAYFMQEQYDLAIRQYKEALKHQPDYVTAANNLGHAYEKKNLPQPALEAYQHTLKYDPNNAIAQRRVNSLKKRLSGAAA, encoded by the coding sequence ATGGAGAATGCCTTACCCGCCATTTATCTCAGTGTATTGATTGTTTTACTGGGCGTCTCGGCTTGGTTTGTGGTCAAACAAATTCTTAAAACCCGCCGCATTGAGTCTAGCTTGACACGCCTCCAACGCAAGCTCAAGCAGGAACCGGGCACTACCCAAGAATACTTTGAGCTAGGCAGCATTTACCTCACTAAGAAACTGGCCAGTCAAGCAATTCCCCTATTTCAAAAGGCCCTGAAGGCGGCTGAAAGTGAAGGCGAAACCCCTCTTGCCCCCATCTACAATGCCCTTGGCTATGCCTACTTCATGCAGGAGCAGTACGATTTGGCGATTCGCCAGTACAAAGAGGCCCTCAAACATCAACCAGACTATGTGACTGCAGCTAACAATCTTGGTCACGCCTATGAGAAGAAGAACCTCCCCCAACCAGCCCTTGAAGCCTATCAGCACACACTGAAATATGACCCCAACAACGCGATCGCCCAACGGCGGGTGAATTCCCTGAAAAAACGGCTCAGTGGTGCGGCGGCTTGA
- a CDS encoding RNA-guided endonuclease InsQ/TnpB family protein: protein MKARYRYRFYPTDQQREHLAQLFGCVRVVWNDALEICKKSDKLPKTSELQKLVITQGKKTPERQWLSDVSNVPLQQSVADLGVAYKNFFDSIKGRRKGKKINPPRFKKKTERQSARFTTYGFSIKGEEVYLAKIGNVRPIWSRKLPSEPSSVTVIKDAANRYFLSFVVEIDPVHQPATNPSIGIDLGIKAFATLSTGEKINGPDYSKLDKKIRRKQRKLARQVKGSKRREKTRLQIAKLHGRISDIRRDFLHKLSTRVVIENQVIALEDLNVSGMVKNRKLARAISLQGWREFRVLVEAKCNKLNREFIVIDRWEPTSQTCSKCGFKWGKIDLSVRSVVCINCGAEHDRDENAARNIEKVGIGHCHDYKWTQRGSKTTSVASPSEASRIIAL, encoded by the coding sequence ATGAAAGCTAGATATAGGTATCGTTTCTATCCCACAGACCAACAACGAGAACACCTAGCTCAGTTGTTTGGGTGTGTCCGTGTGGTATGGAACGATGCACTGGAAATATGCAAGAAATCTGATAAATTGCCAAAAACTAGTGAATTGCAAAAGCTGGTAATTACCCAAGGGAAGAAAACACCAGAGCGGCAATGGTTGTCTGATGTTTCTAATGTCCCGTTACAGCAGTCCGTTGCCGATTTAGGAGTTGCCTATAAAAACTTCTTCGATTCAATTAAAGGTAGGCGAAAAGGCAAGAAGATCAACCCTCCTAGATTTAAAAAGAAGACAGAAAGACAATCAGCCAGATTTACTACCTATGGGTTTTCAATTAAAGGCGAAGAAGTTTATCTGGCGAAGATTGGTAACGTCAGACCAATTTGGTCAAGAAAGCTTCCTTCTGAACCAAGCTCAGTTACGGTGATTAAAGATGCTGCAAATCGATATTTTCTCAGTTTTGTGGTCGAGATCGATCCAGTTCATCAACCTGCAACTAACCCTTCTATCGGCATTGATTTGGGAATTAAAGCGTTTGCTACTTTAAGTACGGGCGAAAAGATTAATGGCCCTGATTATTCCAAGCTAGACAAAAAGATCAGGCGAAAACAACGCAAACTGGCCCGTCAAGTTAAAGGAAGCAAACGGCGGGAGAAAACAAGACTGCAAATCGCTAAGCTTCATGGTCGGATTTCAGACATTCGCAGGGATTTCTTGCATAAATTGTCTACCCGCGTGGTTATCGAGAACCAAGTGATCGCGCTGGAAGACTTGAATGTCTCTGGAATGGTGAAGAACCGCAAACTCGCTAGAGCAATTAGCTTGCAAGGTTGGCGAGAATTCAGGGTTTTAGTTGAGGCTAAGTGCAACAAACTAAACCGTGAGTTTATTGTTATCGACCGATGGGAGCCAACCAGTCAGACTTGCTCAAAATGCGGTTTTAAATGGGGCAAAATCGATCTATCCGTTCGCTCTGTTGTATGCATAAACTGCGGCGCAGAGCACGATAGAGACGAAAATGCCGCAAGAAACATAGAGAAAGTCGGGATAGGGCATTGCCACGACTATAAATGGACGCAGAGGGGGAGTAAGACTACTTCGGTAGCATCACCCAGTGAAGCGTCAAGAATCATCGCACTTTAG
- a CDS encoding SIMPL domain-containing protein, with product MKHPLRPFYTLGLVAFLVGASVVVAEGPAVSQEAQRTLTVIGRGTEAISATLAQVSLGVEVQGRTAQEVQQEVARRANAILAVLRAREVSQLQTTGLSLSPNYEYTNNRRILVGYIGRNTVSFRIASDRVGPLLDAAVQAGATTIDNLSFTAPEATIAAAQRTALQRATQDAQSQAQAVLSALNLQPRQVVSIQIGQAAPPPKLFSVRAATMADSTPVVSGELQVEASVTLQISY from the coding sequence ATGAAACATCCGTTGAGGCCTTTTTATACCCTCGGTCTTGTCGCTTTTCTTGTGGGGGCATCTGTGGTGGTTGCTGAGGGACCCGCCGTGAGTCAAGAGGCCCAACGTACCCTGACGGTCATAGGTCGAGGGACAGAAGCCATTTCAGCAACCCTTGCCCAAGTGAGCCTTGGGGTCGAAGTTCAAGGTCGTACGGCCCAGGAGGTACAGCAGGAGGTGGCGCGGCGAGCCAATGCGATTTTGGCGGTTTTGCGGGCACGGGAGGTCAGTCAACTGCAAACCACGGGGCTGAGTCTCAGTCCAAATTATGAATACACCAACAATCGGCGGATACTGGTGGGCTATATCGGGCGCAATACCGTGAGTTTTCGCATTGCCAGCGATCGCGTGGGGCCACTCCTTGACGCTGCTGTGCAAGCTGGCGCAACCACGATTGACAATCTTAGCTTTACGGCCCCAGAGGCCACCATTGCCGCTGCCCAACGCACTGCCCTGCAGCGGGCAACCCAAGATGCCCAAAGCCAAGCCCAAGCAGTGCTGAGTGCCCTCAATCTCCAACCGCGGCAAGTGGTGAGCATTCAAATTGGTCAGGCGGCACCTCCTCCAAAACTCTTCAGCGTTCGCGCAGCAACGATGGCTGATAGCACCCCTGTCGTCTCTGGGGAATTGCAGGTGGAGGCGAGTGTAACGCTGCAAATTAGCTACTAG
- the moeB gene encoding molybdopterin-synthase adenylyltransferase MoeB translates to MLNPDLSTIQLTKDDYERYSRHLILPEVGVEGQKRLKAASVLCIGTGGLGSPLLLYLAAAGVGRLGIVDFDVVDSSNLQRQVIHGTSWVGKPKIESAKHRILEINPYCQVDLYDTRLSAANALEIMADYDIVVDGTDNFPTRYLVNDACVLLNKPNVYGSIFRFEGQATVFNYEGGPNYRDLYPEPPPPGLVPSCAEGGVLGILPGIIGVIQATETIKIILGKGTTLSGRLLLFNALEMKFRELKLRPNPERPVIDKLIDYEEFCGIRQAKAQEAAQMAEIPEMTVQELKALMDSGAQDYVLVDVRNPNEYEIARIPGSVLVPLSEIENGPGVEKIRSLLNGHRLLVHCKMGGRSAKALGILKEAGIEGINIKGGINAWSQEVDPSVPTY, encoded by the coding sequence ATGCTAAATCCAGACCTGTCTACGATTCAACTAACGAAAGACGACTATGAACGCTATTCCCGCCATCTGATTTTGCCGGAGGTGGGTGTTGAGGGTCAAAAACGCCTCAAAGCTGCCAGCGTGCTTTGCATTGGCACAGGTGGATTGGGATCACCGCTGCTGCTTTATCTTGCCGCTGCGGGTGTTGGTCGCCTTGGCATTGTCGATTTTGATGTGGTGGATAGTTCGAATTTGCAACGGCAGGTGATCCACGGCACCTCTTGGGTGGGCAAGCCCAAAATTGAATCGGCCAAGCACCGCATCCTTGAGATCAATCCCTACTGCCAAGTCGATCTGTACGACACTCGCTTGAGCGCCGCCAATGCCCTTGAGATTATGGCGGACTACGACATTGTGGTGGATGGCACCGATAACTTCCCCACCCGCTACTTGGTGAACGATGCCTGTGTGCTTCTGAATAAGCCCAATGTCTATGGCTCCATCTTTCGCTTTGAAGGCCAGGCCACCGTCTTTAACTATGAAGGCGGCCCCAACTACCGCGATCTCTACCCGGAACCCCCGCCGCCGGGTCTGGTACCCTCCTGTGCTGAAGGGGGCGTTCTTGGCATTTTACCGGGTATTATTGGTGTCATCCAGGCCACAGAGACGATTAAAATCATTCTTGGCAAAGGCACCACCCTTAGTGGCCGCCTTTTGCTCTTCAATGCTTTAGAGATGAAATTCCGTGAACTCAAGCTGCGCCCCAACCCCGAACGGCCAGTGATTGACAAGCTGATTGACTACGAAGAATTCTGTGGTATTCGCCAAGCTAAGGCACAGGAGGCCGCCCAAATGGCAGAAATTCCAGAAATGACTGTGCAGGAACTCAAAGCCCTTATGGATAGTGGTGCCCAAGATTACGTCCTTGTGGATGTGCGCAACCCCAATGAGTACGAAATTGCCAGGATTCCCGGTTCTGTCCTGGTTCCCCTATCGGAAATTGAAAACGGCCCGGGCGTGGAGAAAATCCGCAGTCTGCTGAATGGCCATCGCCTTTTGGTGCACTGCAAGATGGGGGGACGCTCTGCCAAAGCGTTGGGCATCCTCAAAGAGGCTGGCATTGAGGGAATCAATATCAAAGGGGGCATCAACGCTTGGAGTCAGGAAGTCGACCCCAGCGTACCCACCTACTAA
- a CDS encoding photosystem I reaction center subunit VIII — translation MMGSYAASFLPWIFIPVVCWLMPTVVMGLLFLYIEGEA, via the coding sequence ATGATGGGATCTTATGCTGCATCCTTTTTGCCTTGGATTTTTATTCCCGTGGTCTGTTGGCTCATGCCCACGGTAGTGATGGGGCTCCTGTTTCTTTACATTGAAGGAGAGGCCTAA
- a CDS encoding DUF3370 domain-containing protein: MAIDFRWWWGSCAALVALSPVLSQAPATIEKPQKVLPLPGALDQVPVFNSNSPEVVQRPGILLSTFPPEGKGTPKAHLNFAFRDRFDIFAHHIAQPLDPQDLTTLYLGILAYNPSAEAVTVNLIYAASYLSQPDAPFRPLPSQQANDLGQVFAGPGDRVMLEILRQRRQPGWPAQIVIPPRSYALMANLPIPVKGLDPPLNGRSLLIRARSSGNIYLASLARFGNETPTLEQWQQTLMTGELVTPRDRAPTPPHQGGHIIYGRVAGVALGSRWHNPQQQPIPIPAAGSAVSYPISSLIGGRLGTGQIQAAPLVVRYPDTAHAAHGNYGVEYDLVLPLQNTRDRPQTVRLALQTPIKFDAPAPGLRFFAEPPNRIFFRGSIRLRFRDDQSTPQSRIIHLVQRQGEQGEDLLRLRLQPKETRWIQFTMLYPPDATPPQVLTIETLSDRKSHPSVQ; encoded by the coding sequence ATGGCGATTGATTTCCGTTGGTGGTGGGGGAGCTGCGCGGCACTGGTTGCCCTGTCTCCAGTGTTGTCTCAGGCGCCGGCAACGATTGAAAAACCCCAAAAAGTCCTCCCTTTACCGGGGGCCCTCGATCAGGTGCCTGTGTTTAATAGCAATAGCCCAGAGGTGGTGCAGCGACCGGGCATTCTTCTTTCTACCTTTCCACCCGAGGGCAAAGGGACCCCCAAGGCCCACTTGAACTTTGCCTTTCGCGATCGCTTTGATATCTTTGCCCACCATATTGCTCAGCCCCTTGACCCGCAGGATCTCACCACCCTCTACCTAGGGATTCTCGCCTACAACCCCAGTGCTGAAGCGGTAACAGTGAACCTGATCTATGCCGCCAGTTACCTGAGTCAACCCGATGCTCCCTTCCGCCCCCTACCCAGTCAGCAGGCTAATGATCTAGGCCAAGTTTTTGCCGGTCCGGGCGATCGCGTCATGCTAGAGATTTTGCGACAACGGCGGCAACCGGGCTGGCCAGCACAAATCGTCATTCCCCCCCGCAGTTATGCCCTGATGGCCAATTTACCGATTCCTGTTAAGGGGCTAGACCCACCCCTCAATGGCCGTTCGCTGCTGATTCGCGCCCGCAGCAGTGGCAACATTTACCTTGCCAGTTTAGCCCGCTTTGGCAATGAAACGCCGACCCTAGAGCAATGGCAGCAGACCCTAATGACAGGGGAACTGGTCACTCCCCGCGATCGCGCCCCCACCCCCCCCCATCAAGGGGGCCACATCATCTATGGTCGAGTCGCCGGCGTGGCCCTTGGCTCCCGCTGGCACAATCCCCAACAACAACCCATTCCCATTCCCGCCGCAGGGAGCGCCGTTTCCTATCCCATTAGTTCCTTAATCGGAGGGCGCCTAGGTACTGGGCAAATTCAAGCTGCTCCCTTGGTGGTGCGCTATCCCGATACCGCCCATGCAGCCCACGGCAACTATGGGGTTGAATATGATTTAGTGCTGCCCCTGCAAAACACTCGCGATCGCCCCCAGACCGTTCGCCTTGCCCTCCAAACCCCCATCAAGTTCGATGCACCTGCCCCTGGGCTGCGGTTTTTTGCTGAGCCGCCCAACCGCATCTTTTTCCGAGGCAGCATCCGCTTGCGCTTCCGCGATGATCAAAGCACCCCCCAAAGTCGGATCATTCATCTGGTGCAACGCCAAGGGGAACAGGGAGAGGATTTGCTGCGCCTCCGGCTCCAACCCAAAGAAACCCGTTGGATCCAGTTCACCATGCTCTATCCACCGGATGCGACACCACCCCAAGTCTTGACAATTGAAACCCTCAGCGATCGCAAGTCTCACCCCTCAGTACAATAA
- a CDS encoding photosystem I reaction center protein subunit XI, with protein MAEELVKPYNGDPFVGHLSTPISDSGLVKTFIGNLPAYRQGLSPILRGLEVGMAHGYFLIGPWVKLGPLRDSDVANLGGLISGIALILVATACLAAYGLVSFQKGGSSSDPLKTSEGWSQFTAGFFVGAMGSAFVAFFLLENFSVVDGIMTGLFN; from the coding sequence ATGGCAGAAGAACTGGTTAAGCCATATAATGGCGATCCCTTTGTGGGGCACTTGTCAACCCCCATTTCTGACTCTGGCCTAGTGAAGACGTTTATTGGTAACCTACCCGCCTATCGTCAAGGCCTCTCCCCGATCCTGCGGGGCTTGGAAGTGGGGATGGCCCATGGTTACTTCCTCATTGGTCCTTGGGTCAAGCTCGGTCCACTGCGGGACTCTGATGTGGCCAACTTAGGTGGTCTCATTTCTGGAATCGCGCTTATTCTTGTGGCGACAGCCTGCTTAGCGGCCTATGGTCTAGTCAGTTTTCAAAAGGGTGGCAGCAGCAGCGATCCCCTGAAAACCAGTGAAGGTTGGAGTCAGTTTACGGCTGGCTTCTTCGTGGGTGCCATGGGGAGTGCCTTTGTGGCCTTCTTCCTCCTCGAAAACTTTTCTGTTGTCGATGGCATCATGACTGGCTTGTTTAACTAG